The following are encoded together in the Thermotoga sp. genome:
- the truB gene encoding tRNA pseudouridine(55) synthase TruB has translation MKHGIFVAYKPKGPTSHDVVDEVRKKLKTRKVGHGGTLDPFACGVLVLGVNQGTRILEFYKDLNKVYWVKMKLGLITETFDITGEVVEERECNATEEEIKEAIFSFVGEYDQVPPAYSAKKYRGERLYKLAREGKIIRLPPRRVKVFKIWDVVIEEEVVSFRVEVSPGTYVRSLCMDIGYKLECGATAVELVRERVGPYTLEESLNVFEAAPEEIEKRVIPMERCLEWLPRVVIYQDFAKKILSGSQVFLEMLKEWGEFKKEDTVRVFDEVGNLLALAEAERNSSFLYTLKRQRRNERVLKLKKVFNMG, from the coding sequence ATGAAGCACGGAATCTTCGTGGCGTACAAACCGAAAGGACCAACTTCGCACGACGTAGTGGATGAAGTACGGAAGAAGTTGAAAACGCGGAAGGTGGGCCATGGTGGGACCCTGGATCCTTTCGCCTGCGGTGTCCTTGTCCTGGGTGTGAACCAGGGAACACGGATTCTTGAGTTTTACAAGGATCTGAACAAGGTGTACTGGGTGAAGATGAAACTTGGTTTGATCACAGAAACATTCGACATAACGGGAGAAGTTGTTGAAGAAAGGGAATGCAACGCTACGGAAGAGGAAATAAAGGAGGCCATCTTTTCTTTTGTGGGGGAGTACGACCAGGTTCCTCCAGCTTACTCTGCCAAGAAGTACAGAGGTGAGCGACTCTACAAACTGGCAAGAGAAGGCAAAATCATAAGACTTCCCCCGAGGAGGGTGAAGGTCTTCAAAATTTGGGATGTGGTGATAGAAGAGGAGGTCGTTTCGTTCAGGGTAGAAGTTTCACCTGGAACTTACGTGAGGTCTCTTTGTATGGACATCGGGTACAAGCTAGAGTGTGGGGCCACCGCTGTGGAGCTCGTGAGGGAAAGGGTGGGACCGTACACACTCGAAGAGAGCCTGAACGTCTTTGAGGCAGCACCGGAAGAAATAGAAAAGAGAGTGATTCCAATGGAAAGATGCCTGGAGTGGCTACCCCGGGTGGTGATCTACCAGGATTTTGCCAAAAAGATCCTCAGCGGGTCTCAGGTGTTTCTAGAGATGTTGAAGGAGTGGGGAGAGTTCAAAAAAGAAGATACGGTGAGAGTGTTCGATGAAGTGGGAAACCTCCTGGCACTCGCGGAGGCGGAAAGAAACTCCTCTTTTTTGTACACGCTGAAGAGACAAAGAAGAAACGAACGAGTTTTGAAACTGAAAAAGGTTTTCAACATGGGGTGA
- the rbfA gene encoding 30S ribosome-binding factor RbfA, translated as MHPIYRKAMLESEIQKLLTEALRQLRDPRLRKEFVTFSRVELSKDKRYADVYVSFLGKPEERKEAVEILNRAKGFFRTYVAKNLKLYVAPEIRFYEDRGIEASVRVHQLLNQLGFDPFKREEEGEVKE; from the coding sequence ATGCATCCGATCTATAGAAAGGCAATGCTGGAATCAGAGATACAAAAGCTTTTAACTGAGGCTCTTCGACAGTTGAGAGACCCGCGTTTGAGAAAAGAGTTTGTGACCTTCTCCCGAGTTGAGCTTTCAAAAGACAAGAGATACGCTGATGTTTACGTCAGTTTTTTGGGAAAGCCTGAAGAACGAAAGGAAGCGGTGGAAATATTGAACAGAGCGAAAGGCTTTTTCAGAACCTATGTAGCGAAGAACCTGAAACTCTACGTTGCCCCAGAGATACGTTTTTACGAGGACAGAGGAATAGAGGCGAGTGTCAGGGTTCATCAGCTGTTGAACCAATTGGGATTCGATCCGTTCAAGCGTGAGGAAGAGGGGGAGGTCAAAGAATGA